A genome region from Zootoca vivipara chromosome 11, rZooViv1.1, whole genome shotgun sequence includes the following:
- the RPP25L gene encoding ribonuclease P protein subunit p25-like protein, translated as MENYQKSKTVEKPSPLPFTNLPSDIIEMKVKDGSKIRNLMGYAIGKMESEAVRQVLFSGAGKAISKTITCVEIMKRRLQSLHQITKVFFRQTEEIWEPIVPEAGLDSLTVKRNVPAICVLLSKDPLDTQEPGYQAPGSFDAFWLETLKSSESQGQAKRKQGGGRGAAQARKLPRSGRREDSYKKP; from the coding sequence ATGGAGAACTATCAGAAGTCCAAGACTGTGGAGAAGCCGTCGCCTCTCCCCTTCACCAACTTGCCCTCCGATATAATTGAAATGAAAGTGAAGGACGGCAGCAAAATCCGGAACCTGATGGGCTACGCCATTGGCAAGATGGAGTCGGAGGCCGTGCGGCAGGTCCTCTTCAGTGGCGCCGGCAAGGCCATCAGCAAGACCATCACCTGCGTGGAGATCATGAAGAGAAGGCTTCAAAGCCTCCACCAGATCACAAAAGTGTTCTTTAGGCAAACAGAGGAGATCTGGGAGCCCATTGTGCCAGAGGCCGGCCTTGATTCTTTGACTGTGAAGCGGAATGTTCCTGCCATTTGTGTCTTGCTGAGCAAAGATCCGCTGGACACTCAAGAGCCAGGCTACCAGGCTCCCGGGTCTTTTGACGCCTTCTGGTTAGAAACACTGAAATCATCGGAGTCCCAGGGCCAGGCCAAGAGGAAgcaggggggaggcagaggggccGCTCAGGCTCGGAAGCTTCCCCGCTCTGGTAGACGGGAGGACTCTTACAAAAAGCCCTGA